In the genome of Bacteroidales bacterium, one region contains:
- the porU gene encoding type IX secretion system sortase PorU: MIKYTNYLLLGLLLCLLHATAYSDNHQKLDGPNSGTARIYADHSVLSSGDWYKIAVSGSGICRISFSYLQSIGVNMATLNPRDVRIYGNGGGMLPEGNSAFRFDDLQENAIEVIGEEDGIFDVTDYILFYAQGPVLWNYNVTQGAWEHRQNVYTDSSYYFISTNLGKGKRIPVLKSESASPTNEVSTYDYRSFHEKDAVNLIKSGRLWFGEIFDITSEYVFNFDVPNLVSGSELVFKISTAARATSSSSFTCNYGSANWQISLSPISTYYNSPYASGATSFKRLEASAGPVSLQMRYNKSTSTALGWLDFIDLSTRAQLQFNGGQFDFRDLASVGAGNIAEFKVAAAAGRAVVWDVTHTLSPRKVEVSAVGNDLTFVLPTDTLREFVAFDNSSLIVPRFVGKVLHQDLHATRNMDMVIVAPPLFYQQALRLANYHASVDDLSTIVLTPELIYNEFSSGAPDVIGIRDFMKMLYDRGTTSGMPKYLLLFGDGSYDNKDRLAVNTNFIPTWQTTESFDPVRSGVSDDYYGLLDNTEGLTFTDKIDLGIGRLPVKTVEEAEAMVDKIIHYLESNSEIMGDWRNIIAFIADDEDGNEHIYQADNMASVIEENYPDFNVDKIYMDAYFQQSTTAGARYPEVNKAITQRVEKGCLMLNYTGHGGETGWAHEQVLEVQEINSWTNYANLPVFVTATCEFSRFDDPNRTSAGELVFLNERGGGIALFTTTRPTYGSPNFELNKSLYKYALSPTLVAKPRLGDVMKEAKRESGSDENGRKFILLGDPAQSFAFPELKVVTTTINGINVGPSPDTLKAYTQVTVAGIITDRSGNLVPDFNGLVIPTVYDKALEQQTLGNDGGSPFSFSLQKSILYRGKVLAVNGTFTFTFMVPRDIAYQYGYGKLSYYATDEDRDGSGSYNNFVIGGSAGNSSLDAVGPEITLFMNDEKFIEGGITNENPWLVAIVSDENGINTIGSGIGHDITAVLDGVNDEPYILNDFYESDVNTFRSGKIRFPLSQLEPGDHEVTVKVWDIFNNSTESSIRFRVHGSEEFIMQNPVNYPNPFNSSTELVFEHNKQGLELVIKADIYTITGQLVCSIEQTSAGDGALSVPIKWDGRSTYGAIMDPGIYLYTLMATSSDGLQATTNGKMILAK; encoded by the coding sequence ATGATAAAATATACCAACTACTTATTGCTGGGATTACTCCTTTGTCTGCTTCATGCAACAGCCTATTCTGATAACCATCAGAAGCTGGATGGCCCCAATTCCGGTACTGCACGAATTTATGCAGATCATTCAGTTCTTTCTTCCGGGGACTGGTACAAGATAGCCGTTTCCGGTAGTGGCATCTGCAGGATAAGTTTCTCCTACCTTCAATCCATTGGAGTCAATATGGCTACCCTTAATCCCAGGGATGTCAGAATTTATGGCAATGGCGGCGGAATGCTTCCCGAGGGAAATTCAGCCTTCCGGTTTGATGATCTTCAGGAGAATGCCATTGAGGTGATAGGAGAAGAAGATGGAATATTTGATGTTACCGATTATATCCTCTTTTATGCCCAGGGTCCTGTTTTATGGAACTATAATGTTACACAGGGAGCATGGGAACACCGTCAGAATGTATATACCGATTCTTCTTATTATTTTATCTCTACCAACCTTGGAAAAGGTAAGCGAATTCCCGTCTTAAAGAGTGAATCTGCTTCACCTACCAATGAGGTGTCCACTTATGATTACAGAAGTTTTCATGAAAAAGATGCCGTAAACCTGATTAAATCAGGTCGGCTTTGGTTTGGTGAAATATTCGACATCACGAGCGAGTATGTTTTCAACTTCGATGTGCCTAACCTGGTATCCGGTTCAGAACTGGTTTTCAAGATCAGCACTGCTGCCAGGGCGACCTCATCGAGTTCCTTCACCTGTAATTATGGATCTGCCAACTGGCAAATTTCGCTTTCGCCTATTTCAACCTATTATAACAGTCCTTATGCGAGTGGTGCTACCAGCTTTAAAAGATTGGAAGCCTCAGCCGGCCCGGTAAGCCTTCAAATGAGGTATAATAAATCCACGTCAACAGCATTAGGCTGGTTAGATTTCATTGATCTGTCAACCAGAGCGCAATTGCAATTCAATGGCGGGCAGTTCGATTTCAGGGACCTGGCATCGGTAGGAGCAGGCAATATCGCTGAATTTAAAGTGGCTGCAGCAGCTGGCAGAGCTGTTGTCTGGGATGTTACCCATACGCTCAGTCCCAGGAAGGTAGAAGTCTCGGCTGTAGGAAATGACCTTACTTTTGTTCTTCCCACTGATACCTTAAGGGAGTTTGTAGCTTTCGACAACTCAAGCCTGATAGTCCCCCGATTTGTTGGGAAAGTGCTTCACCAGGACCTGCATGCAACAAGGAACATGGATATGGTTATTGTTGCACCCCCTCTGTTTTATCAGCAGGCATTACGCCTGGCCAATTATCATGCTTCCGTAGATGATCTCAGTACCATCGTTTTAACCCCTGAACTAATTTACAATGAGTTCTCTTCCGGGGCCCCGGATGTAATTGGTATCAGGGATTTTATGAAGATGTTGTATGATCGTGGAACTACTTCCGGAATGCCTAAGTACCTATTGTTATTTGGGGATGGTTCCTATGATAACAAAGACCGGCTGGCAGTGAATACAAATTTTATTCCTACCTGGCAGACCACTGAATCATTTGACCCTGTTCGTTCCGGTGTTTCTGATGATTACTATGGATTACTGGATAATACAGAAGGATTAACCTTTACCGACAAAATTGACCTGGGGATAGGTCGTTTGCCTGTAAAGACTGTTGAAGAAGCCGAAGCTATGGTAGATAAAATCATTCATTATTTGGAGAGTAATTCCGAGATCATGGGTGACTGGAGGAATATAATTGCATTTATTGCTGATGATGAAGATGGGAATGAACATATTTACCAGGCAGATAACATGGCATCGGTGATCGAGGAAAATTACCCGGATTTCAATGTTGATAAGATTTATATGGATGCCTATTTTCAGCAGTCTACTACTGCCGGAGCCAGGTATCCTGAAGTAAATAAAGCGATTACCCAGAGAGTGGAGAAGGGGTGCCTGATGTTAAACTATACCGGCCATGGAGGAGAAACAGGATGGGCACATGAGCAGGTACTGGAAGTTCAGGAGATCAATTCCTGGACCAATTATGCCAATCTCCCTGTTTTTGTAACGGCAACCTGTGAATTCAGCCGTTTTGATGATCCGAACCGTACATCTGCCGGAGAACTTGTTTTCCTGAATGAGCGCGGAGGTGGAATCGCATTGTTCACAACTACACGCCCTACCTATGGCAGTCCCAATTTCGAGTTAAATAAAAGTCTGTATAAATACGCGCTCTCGCCTACCCTGGTAGCAAAACCCCGTCTGGGCGATGTAATGAAGGAAGCCAAGCGTGAAAGTGGCTCAGATGAAAATGGCCGCAAATTTATTCTCCTGGGGGATCCTGCTCAATCTTTCGCATTCCCGGAGTTGAAGGTAGTAACCACCACCATTAATGGGATCAATGTCGGTCCCTCACCTGATACCCTAAAGGCATACACACAGGTAACCGTAGCCGGGATTATAACAGATCGTTCCGGTAACCTGGTACCTGATTTTAACGGACTGGTAATTCCTACTGTTTATGATAAAGCATTGGAACAGCAGACTTTAGGGAATGATGGCGGAAGCCCTTTTTCATTCAGCCTGCAGAAGAGTATCCTTTACAGGGGTAAAGTTTTGGCTGTGAACGGCACATTCACCTTTACCTTCATGGTGCCAAGGGATATTGCCTACCAATATGGTTATGGTAAACTAAGTTATTATGCCACTGATGAAGACCGTGATGGATCGGGGAGTTATAACAATTTTGTAATCGGTGGATCTGCCGGAAATTCATCTCTCGATGCAGTTGGTCCGGAAATCACCCTTTTCATGAATGATGAGAAATTTATCGAAGGAGGAATCACGAATGAGAATCCCTGGCTGGTGGCTATTGTAAGTGATGAAAACGGAATTAATACGATTGGAAGCGGTATTGGACATGATATCACAGCGGTTTTAGATGGGGTTAATGATGAGCCCTATATCCTTAACGATTTCTATGAATCAGATGTCAATACCTTCAGGTCGGGCAAGATACGATTCCCATTGTCACAGCTGGAGCCCGGTGATCATGAGGTAACAGTTAAAGTATGGGATATTTTCAATAATTCAACTGAAAGTTCGATCCGTTTCAGGGTTCATGGCTCTGAAGAATTTATCATGCAAAACCCTGTGAATTACCCTAATCCGTTCAATTCATCTACAGAATTGGTTTTTGAACACAATAAACAAGGGTTGGAACTGGTAATAAAAGCTGATATATACACCATTACAGGCCAGCTGGTCTGCAGCATTGAACAGACCAGTGCCGGAGATGGAGCACTCTCTGTCCCAATTAAATGGGATGGGAGAAGTACCTATGGAGCTATTATGGATCCGGGAATCTACCTGTATACATTGATGGCAACTTCCTCCGATGGTCTGCAGGCAACTACCAATGGCAAGATGATACTTGCTAAATAA
- the porU gene encoding type IX secretion system sortase PorU: MKTIIRISVQVVILLFILVPRVHGQENSRHYSLKWQGIKIVEQIGSTPVKALSFEGAVHSSLYQYAPLFHQLIELGDENAGFRAEMRNIQSVPLSAEELEFMKDFVTLPESVELIQEVGIARGIQSLDIRFIPMYKNEEGIIMKVIGFDLQILRELTPISMKSGSVIFSDHSVLQSGDWYKIRVNQTGVCKITYADLQGMGIDMSRVTPSNIRLYGKPGGMLPENNSFFRYDDLPENAISVITASSGSFAPGDYFIFYATSPDEVTFNKTSKRFEHKQHLYDDYTFYYLSFQGEGKRIQMQAESPLPAQYACSTFLDFGFYENDLYNPIKSGKQWIGERLDFNNPTFDLSSLSFSNVEIAKQAWIRYRLVARATSSSNFSISVNSNNLTSKSISAYTLDSFTQEAVEIKAFTPVEGAQQVSIRYNTPNNTALGYIDWVELNVPRRLEYSSGLLSFADPVTSLAGAVTEFKMTSTSNSLNLWEVTSPVEVRQQAFQRDGDSLSFTVQTDSLRRFIVWDPSAFFSAEFVEKVGNQDLHGITDCEMLIITHPDFLNQANRLANHHRMVDGMSVTVATNQQVYNEFSSGTADISAIRDFARLLYKRNEGSGKLRYLLLFGDGSYDYKDHLAQNTNYVLAFQTHESQNLVFSTASDDFFALLDDNEGADAYGKLDIGVGRFPVDDAEQAKAMVDKCISYMTGAPENLGEWRNSLCFIADDEDSNTHIRQVEDQVTPGIEKDFPVYNINKVYLDAYTQVSTPSGSRYPEVNTRINDMVKKGVLIMNYTGHGGETGWATEAILQLNDINEWSNFYQLPVFVTATCEFSRFDDPGRVSAGEQVFLNPAGGGVALFTTTRLANAGNNVELTVDLYDTIFSIVDGQYPRFGDIIAYAKNQNSGVGLIRNFMLLGDPAMHLAYPRHKVITTSINGNPVGAGSDTISAMSEVIIEGEIEDHSGSLVDSFNGIVDIKVFDKFRWMMTRGNDPTSYKRYFEVQENILYQGKATVTNGKFDFSFIVPRDIDFSIGAGKISYYAHSETTDATGYNDSILIGGASNSPITDTQGPEIALYMNDERFVSGGITGDNPMLLAYLSDESGLNTVGNGIGHDLVATLDGNSVNSIVLNEYYQSDLDSYQTGKVMYNFSGLSEGLHTLSLKAWDVFNNSSETEIEFMVKKNLAIKVTGLKVYPNPFSTDLKVEVEHNLFNEAVDISFDLYNINGMHVLGFEPVTFYSSGYMAGPFTFEGLTSKGGKLPEGLYLLKVRATDGRTTSEKTIRVLKMGQ, translated from the coding sequence ATGAAAACAATCATAAGAATTTCCGTGCAAGTTGTTATTTTATTATTCATTCTGGTTCCCAGGGTTCACGGACAGGAAAATAGCAGGCATTATTCGCTGAAATGGCAAGGCATTAAGATTGTAGAGCAAATCGGGTCTACTCCTGTAAAAGCGTTATCCTTCGAAGGAGCTGTTCATAGTTCACTGTATCAATATGCTCCTCTTTTTCACCAGTTAATTGAATTAGGTGATGAGAATGCCGGTTTTCGTGCTGAGATGAGGAATATTCAATCTGTTCCACTCTCTGCAGAGGAACTGGAATTTATGAAGGATTTTGTGACTCTTCCTGAATCGGTTGAACTGATCCAGGAAGTGGGTATTGCCAGGGGAATTCAAAGTCTTGATATCCGGTTCATTCCGATGTACAAAAATGAGGAGGGTATCATCATGAAAGTCATCGGTTTCGATCTCCAAATTCTTAGGGAACTCACTCCCATCAGCATGAAATCAGGATCCGTAATTTTTTCAGACCATTCAGTTCTGCAATCCGGGGATTGGTATAAGATCAGGGTGAATCAGACAGGCGTGTGCAAGATCACCTACGCTGATCTTCAGGGTATGGGTATAGATATGTCCAGGGTGACACCATCTAACATACGGCTTTATGGCAAACCGGGAGGGATGCTTCCTGAAAATAATTCATTTTTCAGGTATGATGATCTGCCTGAAAATGCAATCAGCGTTATTACTGCTTCTTCCGGCTCCTTTGCTCCCGGGGATTATTTTATCTTCTATGCAACCTCACCTGATGAAGTAACTTTCAATAAAACTTCCAAGCGGTTTGAGCACAAACAGCATCTTTATGATGATTACACGTTCTATTACCTGAGTTTCCAGGGTGAAGGGAAGAGAATTCAAATGCAGGCAGAATCACCATTACCTGCACAATATGCATGTTCTACTTTCCTGGATTTTGGATTTTATGAAAATGACCTTTATAATCCTATTAAATCAGGGAAGCAATGGATAGGAGAGCGGTTGGATTTTAATAATCCTACTTTTGATTTATCTTCCCTTTCATTCTCAAATGTTGAGATTGCCAAGCAGGCATGGATCAGGTACCGATTGGTCGCCAGGGCTACTTCTTCCTCGAATTTTTCTATTTCTGTAAACTCAAACAATCTAACCTCTAAGAGTATTTCAGCCTATACGCTTGATTCCTTTACGCAGGAAGCAGTGGAAATCAAGGCCTTTACTCCGGTGGAAGGTGCCCAGCAGGTTTCAATCCGCTATAACACGCCCAACAACACTGCCCTTGGTTATATTGACTGGGTGGAGTTAAATGTCCCCAGGCGACTGGAATACAGCAGTGGTCTTTTATCCTTTGCCGATCCTGTGACTTCCCTGGCAGGAGCAGTTACAGAGTTCAAGATGACCTCTACCTCCAATTCACTGAATCTTTGGGAAGTAACAAGTCCCGTAGAAGTTAGGCAGCAAGCTTTTCAGCGGGATGGCGACTCATTAAGCTTCACAGTGCAAACCGATAGCCTGAGGAGGTTTATTGTTTGGGATCCATCCGCATTTTTTTCAGCGGAGTTTGTTGAAAAAGTCGGGAACCAGGACCTGCATGGTATCACAGATTGTGAAATGCTCATCATTACCCACCCCGATTTTCTTAACCAGGCTAACAGGCTTGCAAATCATCACCGGATGGTAGATGGCATGTCAGTTACGGTTGCTACCAACCAGCAGGTTTACAATGAGTTTTCTTCAGGCACGGCAGATATTTCTGCAATCAGGGACTTTGCCCGACTCCTGTATAAAAGGAATGAAGGAAGTGGGAAACTCCGGTACCTGTTATTATTTGGTGATGGATCTTATGACTACAAGGATCACCTGGCCCAGAACACCAATTATGTGCTGGCATTCCAGACGCATGAGTCGCAGAACCTGGTATTTTCTACTGCTTCTGATGATTTCTTTGCTTTACTGGATGATAATGAAGGTGCTGATGCATATGGGAAACTGGATATAGGTGTCGGCCGGTTCCCTGTTGATGATGCAGAACAGGCTAAAGCGATGGTTGACAAATGCATCTCCTACATGACAGGAGCCCCTGAAAATCTTGGAGAATGGAGAAATTCACTATGCTTCATTGCTGATGATGAAGACAGCAATACACATATCAGGCAGGTGGAAGACCAGGTAACACCAGGAATTGAAAAAGATTTTCCGGTTTATAACATCAATAAGGTTTATCTTGATGCCTACACCCAGGTATCCACCCCGAGTGGGTCCAGGTACCCTGAAGTGAATACCCGCATTAACGACATGGTAAAGAAAGGTGTTCTGATCATGAACTATACGGGACATGGTGGTGAAACCGGCTGGGCTACCGAAGCCATTCTTCAGTTGAATGATATCAATGAATGGTCTAATTTTTACCAATTACCGGTCTTTGTCACTGCAACCTGTGAATTCAGCCGATTTGATGATCCGGGACGGGTATCAGCCGGTGAACAGGTTTTTCTTAATCCGGCAGGTGGAGGAGTTGCCTTATTTACCACCACTCGACTGGCAAATGCAGGGAATAATGTGGAACTGACAGTTGATTTGTATGATACTATTTTTTCCATCGTGGATGGACAGTATCCCCGTTTTGGTGATATCATTGCCTATGCCAAGAACCAGAATAGCGGAGTAGGATTAATCAGGAACTTTATGCTCCTTGGAGATCCTGCAATGCACCTGGCTTATCCGCGGCATAAAGTGATTACCACCAGTATCAATGGGAATCCTGTTGGGGCTGGTTCTGATACCATTTCGGCTATGTCGGAAGTAATTATTGAAGGTGAAATTGAGGATCATTCAGGCAGCCTTGTAGATTCTTTCAATGGAATTGTGGATATCAAAGTATTCGATAAATTCAGATGGATGATGACCAGGGGGAATGATCCAACCAGCTATAAAAGGTATTTTGAAGTTCAGGAGAATATCCTTTACCAGGGGAAAGCAACCGTAACTAATGGAAAATTTGATTTTTCCTTCATAGTCCCCAGGGATATTGATTTCAGTATTGGTGCCGGGAAAATATCGTATTATGCTCATAGTGAAACAACGGATGCCACCGGGTATAATGACAGTATTTTAATTGGAGGGGCAAGCAATTCTCCGATTACTGACACACAAGGGCCTGAAATTGCGCTATACATGAATGATGAACGATTTGTGAGCGGTGGCATAACAGGTGATAATCCAATGTTATTAGCATACCTGAGTGACGAAAGCGGATTGAATACTGTTGGCAATGGCATTGGCCATGACCTGGTAGCCACTCTGGATGGGAATTCTGTAAATTCCATCGTCCTCAATGAATATTATCAATCTGATCTCGACAGTTATCAAACAGGTAAAGTGATGTATAACTTCAGCGGACTTTCTGAAGGGCTTCACACCCTAAGCCTGAAAGCCTGGGATGTATTCAATAATTCCTCTGAAACTGAGATTGAGTTCATGGTCAAAAAGAACCTGGCTATTAAAGTGACAGGACTTAAAGTTTATCCCAATCCTTTCAGTACCGATCTGAAAGTTGAAGTGGAGCACAATCTTTTCAATGAAGCTGTAGATATCAGTTTCGACCTTTACAATATCAACGGGATGCATGTACTGGGATTTGAACCTGTAACCTTTTATTCTTCAGGATACATGGCCGGACCATTTACCTTTGAAGGATTAACCAGCAAGGGTGGTAAATTGCCTGAAGGCCTTTATCTTCTGAAAGTGCGGGCAACCGATGGCAGGACGACTTCCGAAAAGACAATCAGGGTGCTGAAAATGGGCCAATAA
- the porV gene encoding type IX secretion system outer membrane channel protein PorV, which yields MNFLKTSFLALILMLTVGSVLYAQPKYTGQQNAIMTAVPFLMIAPDARGGAMGDAGVSSVPDANSMHWNPAKLAFIEKDMGISISYSPWLHKLVQDINLAYLSGYKKINKNQVVGASLRYFNLGDITFTDNEGYSIGNYRPNEFAIDAGYARLLTKSMSMAVSARYIHSNLTQGQYSAGQATKPGNSVAADIAIYQQVPIKLESTQGVFAWGINLSNLGAKISYSDANLRKDFLPTNLRFGPSLRLDIDDYNSMSFMLDINKLLVPTQPFFQGNSDTIIAGFNPNVSPVVGLLHSFYDAPEGFSEELREFSFAGGLEYWYDKQFALRGGFFYEDKNKGNRKFVTLGAGLRYNVFGLDFSYLIPIQNDNPLANTLRFSLILNFENTGN from the coding sequence ATGAATTTTTTAAAGACTTCTTTTCTAGCACTGATCCTAATGTTGACTGTTGGGAGTGTTTTATATGCTCAGCCTAAGTATACCGGGCAACAGAATGCTATTATGACAGCCGTTCCTTTTTTGATGATTGCTCCGGATGCCAGGGGAGGAGCCATGGGAGATGCGGGTGTATCCTCAGTTCCTGATGCAAATTCCATGCACTGGAATCCAGCCAAATTAGCATTCATCGAGAAAGATATGGGGATCTCCATTTCTTATAGCCCCTGGCTTCACAAGTTGGTACAGGATATTAACCTGGCCTACTTATCAGGCTACAAAAAAATTAACAAAAACCAGGTTGTTGGTGCTTCACTCCGCTATTTTAACTTAGGAGATATCACCTTTACCGACAATGAAGGTTATTCTATCGGAAACTACAGGCCCAATGAATTTGCCATTGATGCAGGTTACGCCAGGTTATTGACCAAATCGATGTCGATGGCGGTGAGTGCCAGGTATATTCACTCTAATCTCACTCAAGGACAGTATTCAGCCGGACAGGCAACAAAGCCGGGAAATTCTGTGGCAGCAGATATTGCAATTTATCAGCAGGTTCCGATAAAACTGGAAAGTACTCAGGGTGTCTTTGCCTGGGGTATTAACCTGTCAAATCTCGGAGCAAAGATATCATACAGTGATGCTAACCTTCGTAAAGACTTTCTACCCACTAACTTAAGGTTCGGACCCTCTCTCCGGTTAGATATTGACGACTACAACAGCATGTCATTTATGCTGGATATCAATAAGTTATTAGTTCCAACCCAGCCATTTTTCCAGGGTAATTCCGATACTATTATTGCCGGTTTCAATCCGAACGTTTCTCCTGTCGTAGGTTTGTTACATTCATTCTATGATGCTCCGGAAGGATTTTCAGAAGAATTACGTGAGTTTTCGTTTGCAGGCGGGCTTGAATATTGGTATGACAAGCAGTTTGCCTTAAGAGGCGGGTTCTTTTATGAAGATAAAAACAAGGGAAACCGGAAATTTGTGACTTTAGGCGCCGGATTGAGATACAATGTTTTCGGACTTGATTTCTCCTACCTGATTCCAATTCAGAACGATAATCCATTGGCTAATACCTTGCGATTCTCACTGATCCTGAACTTTGAAAATACGGGAAACTAG
- a CDS encoding 2-C-methyl-D-erythritol 2,4-cyclodiphosphate synthase, whose protein sequence is MRIGFGFDVHSLQEGRELWLGGVKIPHFKGALGHSDADVLIHAICDALLGAASLGDIGMHFPDHDPAYKGIDSKILLAKTMELIHSKGFTLGNVDSTIVLQQPKVMSYIPAMKETLASILQVPVDRVSVKATTSERLGFEGREEGVSAYAVVLLNEM, encoded by the coding sequence ATGAGGATAGGTTTTGGATTTGATGTTCATTCTTTACAGGAAGGACGTGAATTGTGGCTCGGCGGTGTAAAAATACCCCATTTCAAAGGTGCCTTGGGGCATTCGGATGCAGATGTCCTCATTCATGCTATTTGTGATGCTTTATTAGGTGCTGCATCTTTAGGTGATATCGGAATGCATTTCCCTGATCATGATCCGGCTTATAAAGGGATTGACAGTAAAATTCTCCTTGCCAAAACAATGGAGTTGATCCATTCAAAGGGCTTCACACTTGGCAATGTTGACTCCACAATAGTCCTTCAGCAACCCAAAGTAATGTCATACATTCCGGCTATGAAGGAAACGTTGGCCAGTATTCTTCAAGTTCCTGTGGACAGGGTCTCAGTTAAGGCGACTACCTCGGAAAGACTTGGATTCGAAGGAAGAGAAGAAGGTGTTTCTGCATATGCTGTTGTACTGCTCAATGAAATGTAA
- a CDS encoding AAA family ATPase: MDEKNFRELILTEFPYSPTQGQEILIRMLASFITSTKDQFPLFLLEGYAGTGKTTIVSTLVKVLPKAGYHAVLLAPTGRAAKVLSSYASRPAFTLHKRLYRPKMDADGRITLSVFPNTLENAVFIVDEASMIPDDTQSAENVVFQSRNLLEDLIQHVFSGIGCKMIFLGDIAQLPPVGISQSPALDGDFLKNSFYLDLQKYRLTDVVRQSLDSGILSIATVIRNKLGLMGSALPLFGIENKFPDVISIPGSEMMDALYASYSSHGHKNTVVITRSNKRANQYNQGIRQRVLFLENEIASGDHLMVVRNNYFWLSEDSRAGFIANGDIIEIQRIRKITEIYGFRFADVTIQMIDYPDDPPIDVMILLDTLQSETPSLGYEDNKKLFTEVMADYEDLKSKRKRLASVKTNPYFNALQVKHAYALTCHKTQGGQWDVVFLEKGFLQDDQINDDYLRWLYTAVTRATKTLYLVNFDHRFYE, translated from the coding sequence ATGGATGAAAAAAACTTCCGGGAGCTCATTTTGACTGAATTTCCTTATTCCCCAACCCAGGGACAGGAAATTCTGATCAGGATGCTCGCGTCATTCATCACCTCCACGAAAGATCAATTTCCTTTATTCCTCCTGGAAGGGTATGCCGGAACAGGGAAAACCACCATCGTAAGCACCCTGGTCAAAGTCCTTCCAAAAGCAGGCTATCATGCCGTATTACTGGCTCCTACAGGACGCGCAGCTAAGGTACTTTCTTCCTATGCCTCCAGGCCTGCTTTCACCCTTCACAAGCGCCTATACAGGCCAAAAATGGATGCTGATGGCAGGATTACCCTGAGTGTTTTTCCTAACACCCTTGAAAATGCAGTATTTATTGTGGATGAAGCCTCCATGATACCTGATGATACACAATCAGCAGAAAATGTGGTCTTCCAGTCGAGGAATCTGCTTGAAGACCTTATCCAGCATGTATTCTCCGGTATCGGTTGCAAGATGATTTTCCTGGGAGATATTGCGCAACTTCCACCCGTAGGCATTTCGCAGAGCCCTGCCCTGGATGGTGACTTCCTGAAAAATTCATTTTACCTGGACCTGCAGAAATACAGACTTACAGATGTTGTCAGGCAATCACTGGATTCCGGAATACTCTCCATTGCTACTGTGATCCGAAATAAGCTGGGGCTCATGGGAAGTGCACTTCCTTTGTTTGGCATTGAGAATAAATTTCCGGATGTAATATCTATTCCAGGATCAGAAATGATGGATGCTCTTTACGCGTCCTATTCGTCCCACGGGCATAAAAACACTGTAGTCATTACCCGCTCTAATAAAAGAGCCAATCAATATAACCAGGGCATCCGGCAAAGGGTCCTTTTCCTGGAAAATGAAATCGCTTCAGGTGATCACCTCATGGTTGTCAGAAATAATTACTTCTGGCTTTCAGAAGACTCAAGAGCAGGATTTATTGCCAATGGCGACATCATCGAAATTCAACGTATCCGAAAGATTACGGAAATCTATGGATTCAGATTTGCAGATGTCACCATTCAGATGATCGACTACCCTGATGATCCGCCCATTGACGTGATGATCCTTTTGGATACCCTGCAATCGGAAACCCCTTCACTGGGTTATGAGGATAATAAAAAACTATTTACAGAAGTGATGGCTGATTATGAGGATCTGAAATCAAAGCGTAAACGGCTGGCATCAGTGAAAACCAATCCTTATTTTAATGCATTGCAGGTAAAACATGCTTATGCCCTCACCTGCCATAAAACCCAGGGCGGACAATGGGATGTAGTATTTCTTGAAAAAGGGTTCCTTCAGGATGACCAGATCAACGATGATTACCTTCGTTGGCTGTATACTGCAGTTACCAGGGCGACTAAGACACTCTACCTGGTGAATTTTGACCATAGGTTTTATGAATAA